The DNA region GAAGCTGGTTTCGACATTCGTATCCCTCCCACCGTTGATTCTGAAGCACTTGAAAGACGTCTGGTGGAGGAATGGGCTCCCGCCTCACGCAACATGTCCTTTGAGGTaacttcttctcctcttcttcaaCCCTAGCTAGCagttaaaactaattaataacgTGGTGTTGGTCAATGTCTGGGGCATGCAGTTCAAGCGGAAGCATTCGGGGGAACCCCTCGTTACAGCACCAGATGATTCAAATTCTTGGTGGAGGCTCTTGGAAAATGCTGTCAAGGAAGCCGGAGGTAGGACTAGTAAGCCTGAGATTTTCCCTGCATCAACAGATGCTCGCTACTTCCGGATAGCTGGCGTGCCTGCGTTTGGCTTCTCTCCCATTTCAAACACCCGGAGTTTGCTTCATGACCACAACGAGGTTTCTGATTTTATATATTCTCAtccttcatcatcatcagtatCATCAATTCCCTAACGACGCAGCTGGTTTTTTGCTTAATTTGTTGCAGTATTTGGGTAAAGCTGAGTACTTGAAGGGCATTGAGGTGTATGTTTCAGTAATCAAAGCTTATGCATCATATGAAAGCAAGAGTGGTTCACGAGATGAGTTATAAGGGTCCTCTGTCCTCCTTTATTGTTGCATGCATGACACAACATTTGAGCTTCAAGTCTTgctgtccaaaaaaaaaaagaaaaagttttgcGGTAACAAACGTACGTACAATCAGTCAATAATTGCTCAGTCTTATTTTTCCAAACGGCAAATGGAACGAACAGGTTTgagaaaatttatgttttacaGAACTGATGATCGTTAACGAAACCAGCCAATTAGTATGAGAAAAGCGATCCAAGTATGAGCCCAATAGGAGATCCATTTAATTCGAATCTCTTGATCAATATACTACGAACGGACTGTCTGCCTTAGCATTTTCTGATCCCAATAGGATTTTTCAGGTAGGAGACCAGAATGTTTCTCCGAAATTTCTGATGCTTCCACACTCAATCAGGAGAGAGAAGTCTCTTACGTGGTAACAATGGGAAGAGAGACGAGTCAGCTCTCTCTCAGATGTATAATCATCATCagtatattccttttttttatagGATGTGTGCATATAAGAGTCAAATTACAATGATCTCATATATCTGTTAATACATCATAATCAGTACACTTTAGCCTTTGTTGTTTCTACAATTACTAGGAAGGATCATCCATACTACGTaaaccatattttttttttttgactgaacgTAAACCATATTTCCGCGGAGCTTTGCAGCTTTTGCATCTCGTGGCTCAGCTCTGTCAACAAGGAGGGATTCACGCACACCGGTGTAGACTATCAGTTTCTATAGAATAATTTACCTAGCAAAGACTGGTGAGATGACAGGAAAGTTAGAAAGGCCAACCTGTAAATTAACCATGAGATTACACTTATATTAGCCAGCCACTAAGAGATGGCATTGTTCCTGAGGCTCATATTTATGCTTTTCCTCATTGTTCTTCCTACAATGCCCTTCTGCATCATCGCTACAAACTCTCCGTAATCGATCCTTCCATCCTGAAACAAACCAGAAGAAAAATGATCCCTTGTATCTATCTCCAAGCCCCAGAGGATATGTTTAGGTAAAATCTCACATTGTCTTGGTCGACTTCCTTGATCACATCTTCAAGAAAGACATCGCTCATCCCCTGTTCAGCACACGCTTGCTGTAGCTCGTCGATTGTGATGTAGCCGCTCCCATCTTTGTCAAAATACCTGAAGGCTGAGAGGAGATGTTCCTCACGTTCTAATTTGTTCAGATGGATTGTTGCAGCAATGAATTCACCATAGTCTATGGTCCCACTCTTGTCAATATCTGCCTGGTAAGTCGCACagaggtttttttttaacatactGATTTTCAAAGAGATACACAGATCAGGGTTTAGAGTACTTACAGCCTCCATTAGGTCACGGATCTCAGTATCCTTGAGGGTAGAACCATATCTTCTCAACCCAGCTTTTAGCTCGTCAAATGTAATGGCTCCACTGTTATCTGTGTCCATTGCTTTGAACATTTCTTTTAGTCCAGCTATTTCTTCTTCAGAGAGACTCTCAGCTATTACCTGAACCGCATCAGAATAAAGATATTTATGGAAACTTTTGTCTTGATAataaaacgaaaagaaaaacatgCGTCTAGTTCCTTACTCTTAAAGCCATCTGCTTAAGTTTATTCATGGCAGAGAACTGCTTAAGACGAGAAAGCACCGCAGGATCGAGTGCTCTGTCTGGCGCAACTCCATTTTCACAAATCCAAGGATGCCCTGCAAAAAGTCTTGGCTGGGTAAGAAAGCAGATACATAGCTGAAACATGTAGGAACTGCTGGTTAGAGTACATACTCAATACTTGATGAGCTGTGAGACGCTCCGAGGGCCGTGAACAGAGCATGCTGCGGATCAAGTCTTTTGCAGAGTCAGATATTAGGGGCCAAGGATCGGAGTCGAAGTCAATGTGTCCCTTGAGCACTGCATCAAATATCCCTTGCTGTGTTTCtggtgaaagaaagaaagaaaaccatcttaacaatgttttttttgtcttaccACCTTATCACACACTTGTTTCATTTTGGGTGCGTGCGTTACCTGCCCAGAAGGGAGGTACTCCGCTCACCAATATGTACAGTATGACCCCTGCGGTCCACACATCAGCCTCTGGTCCATAGTGCTTGAGCAGAACCTCAGGAGCTACGTAATAAGGACTCCCAACCACATCCTCGAATATTTGACCTGAAAGTTACAGATTGagccatttttaaaaattctatgaCTTGACTGAAACATATGATATGAATTCACCACTCCACCTCACCTGGTTTGAAGAATACGGAAAGCCCAAAATCAATGGCTTTGAGTGAGAAGTCGTCGTCCTTATTCACCAACAAGAAATTTTCTGGTTTTAGATCTCTATGCATGACACCAAGCGAATGGCAAGCCTCAACAACACCAACAATGATCTTGATCAGCTCAGCTGCTTTTCTCTCACTGTAATGCCCTCTCTGGATGATTCTGTCAAAAAGCTCCCCACCTGAGCAGAGCTCCATGACGATGTGAACATACAATGGATCCTCGTAAGCGCCTTTAATGGTGACAATGTTCTTGTAACCAGCCAGATGGTGCATGATCTGAATTTCCCTGCGCACGTCTTCTACATCTTCCTTTGTAATCAACTTTCGTTTTGTTATAGACTTGCACGCGTATTCACGCCCTGTTGAGATCTCTCTGCACATGTAAGTGGTCCCAAACTGTCCTTGACCTAGTTTGTGTCCCAAGGAGTAGAGATCTCGGATGCTTGGGGTCTTTTGACCAAGGACGAAGCATGCTTGGTTCCCACCGCTGTGCTTCATTctgtcttctctctctctctctttgtgtTCTGTTCTGAAACAAATCCCCGAAAGACTTTCATGTTTCAGAAAAATGGTTCGGCTTGTAAGCAAAACGTGATATGTAATCATCCCTTACCAACTTAGTTCACCTCCCCCTTACAAATCAATTTGTCATCAGAGGAAAACAGAACAGGAGACATAGCACGATCTGaaatatcaaaaaaagaaaaaaaagatggaaTAAAACTTGCAGCATCACATGTTTCTAGAGATCCCAACTCAACAACCTCCCAGAGCAAAAATCGTATTTTGGCAATGTATAGATAaacagaaacagaggaagagatgGATGTGTAAATTACCAGGTAAAGATAGGGTGGAAGAAATTCAGTCAGATTGTATTCTTTATTGCCATCCTGACTAATTAACAAACATAAAGAGAATCTTTGATTAATAATCATCAACAGATGTATCTAATATAATAGTCTCTCTGTTATTAGAATATTCTAAAAATGCAGGGGACTCTGCTTCCTCCACAGGTTTCTTTTTCGAGCCCTGCTTTTTTAGTATGTAAATCCAGAGTCCAGATTCGTTGGCCATTTAGTGCGTGGCTGCGTGCATATCACATGAGGATCCTATGATAGGATTCGTATCACCCTCTTCACCTCCAATGGGCAACAAGCCCCTGAgagtgaaaacaaaaaaaataaaaaaccttcTTTGAAGCAAAAATGAATTAGTTTGGTCGTGAAGGCCCATAATCTCCTCTCCACGACCAAGGATGTAAGAATATGGCGGTAACATGGATCATTTAGTACGTTTAGATAGTCGAAGAAAGGGTGCATAGAATGATTTTGCGTGTTCGTGTAAGACAGACAACCCACAAAACAATCAGTTATAAAGCGACTGATAAGTGTTTCAAGTCTGCTCCTTTAAAGGGGTTCCCTTAACTTTAAAACCTACTACACATGTCACCACAACTTTCTAGCTGTTAAATTTAACCCCCTGTCTACAAACTCATCCTTCAATTATACAGCCAAAAGTGCAAACAGCTGCTTGAAGAAGGCTGCCTGCGGTCGAAATGATCTTCCTTTGCTTTCATCTGCGTGTCAATCTGTCAGCATACAAACTATTACAAATGGATAGGGGATCTAGAAGATGCTTAGGGTTAGAGAAGTACATGTTTTGCATCAGGATTTTCGAATTCCAAGCTGTATCACAGAATCTGGGCCTACCAGGAATACACGTCTAGTAGTCTGGATTCGGAACACCACGATTCCTTTATATGCTGTTCGGGGCACACCATCCTACACAATGGATGGGTACACAAAAGTGACTCTACACCATTTCTTAAGAGATTATACTGATTGGTCTAAGAATATCAATTTACCTTCCATTCTTCAAATATGCCAAACTCCCCTGCTATGCGTTCAAACTCTGCTTGGTCTTTATACCGGATACGAACATCACCCTTTATATTTTGAGCCTTTAACACAAGGTCAGGACCTTGAATTGGTCGTGCTTGTCTCACTAGGCCAGAAAAGTACTTGGTATAGTTTCCCTTTGTAGACATGAGAGAGAaccaagttaaaaaaaaaaaaaaaaacaagatttctTCACTAAATATACAAAGGATATGGTTCTACCTCTGTCAAGTATCCCAGGTCCATCGCGTTCCACTCAAcctttatattaaaatagaaaacctGTGATAAGGTAGTCATGCAACAAAAAGGAGTGAAGAACACACTTACCTTCACATCATTTAGCTTTATAGGTTCCAGGTACTGGCTGAAAAACTGTCCCAAACTAGACCCCTGCAAAATGAAAATGACAAGGTTATATGAATAAAGGGGAAACGCAATCTCCTCACTGTCTACGTCTCTGTCTCAAGAAATTATAGGACAAAGCCGCTATaatacatttttcacacagaagTCACAATTCATATTGGTGAGACCAGGCTGGttcaacaaaaatcaaaataatcagACAAGTGCAACTATAACAATGGAAACTCATAAGTCTCAGGTACTAACATGTTCACCAAAATTGTATGTTCGGCAGACTTCTGGTCGAACAAATTGGCGGCCTTTATGGTTCTCCTTCAATCTCAGCCAATCATCCCAATAAGTGTGTATTTTGTTAAGGAAAGTCTTAGATGGGTCAAACTATAGCAATTGAAATTAATAAACGGATATAAGGATATGCCTTTGGCCACTTTGGTGATAGCTCATCCCAAGTCGATCTCTTCAGCATCCACCCCAGGCCAGGGAAAAAATCTGATCGGTAAAGTGCATCTGCAGATTATTTTAGCTTATTAGCATGAGCAGGACATAACGAGATAATGGAAGAAAGGGCAAAGAAAGAAAGCGGAGAAGGATCTTACAGGGGTCATGCACAAACTGCTTCTGCCCATTATCATTCCAAGATGAAGCCGCCATAATGGTTCTAATACATGTTTGCACCCAGATAAGAATGAGAAGtagtaaaaaagaaattactTAATATGCTCAGCAGGAAAGCTTCAGTAGGTAACATACTCATCCCTATCCATGAGATTAGCTGCAGCCTCAAAGTAATCGAAGAAGTCTGGAGCAATTTCCATATCATCTGTTAAAGAGACAGAAAACCCCTTAAGCAATAGTGGAGAGCAGTAAGTTAGAGTAAGGGTGAAAGTTTGAAAAGCCTCACCTTCTAGTATAATCACTCGGC from Raphanus sativus cultivar WK10039 unplaced genomic scaffold, ASM80110v3 Scaffold1299, whole genome shotgun sequence includes:
- the LOC108854794 gene encoding calcium-dependent protein kinase 26 isoform X1 gives rise to the protein MKHSGGNQACFVLGQKTPSIRDLYSLGHKLGQGQFGTTYMCREISTGREYACKSITKRKLITKEDVEDVRREIQIMHHLAGYKNIVTIKGAYEDPLYVHIVMELCSGGELFDRIIQRGHYSERKAAELIKIIVGVVEACHSLGVMHRDLKPENFLLVNKDDDFSLKAIDFGLSVFFKPGQIFEDVVGSPYYVAPEVLLKHYGPEADVWTAGVILYILVSGVPPFWAETQQGIFDAVLKGHIDFDSDPWPLISDSAKDLIRSMLCSRPSERLTAHQVLRHPWICENGVAPDRALDPAVLSRLKQFSAMNKLKQMALRVIAESLSEEEIAGLKEMFKAMDTDNSGAITFDELKAGLRRYGSTLKDTEIRDLMEAVSTLNPDLCISLKISMLKKNLCATYQADIDKSGTIDYGEFIAATIHLNKLEREEHLLSAFRYFDKDGSGYITIDELQQACAEQGMSDVFLEDVIKEVDQDNDGRIDYGEFVAMMQKGIVGRTMRKSINMSLRNNAIS
- the LOC108854794 gene encoding calcium-dependent protein kinase 26 isoform X2, whose amino-acid sequence is MKHSGGNQACFVLGQKTPSIRDLYSLGHKLGQGQFGTTYMCREISTGREYACKSITKRKLITKEDVEDVRREIQIMHHLAGYKNIVTIKGAYEDPLYVHIVMELCSGGELFDRIIQRGHYSERKAAELIKIIVGVVEACHSLGVMHRDLKPENFLLVNKDDDFSLKAIDFGLSVFFKPGQIFEDVVGSPYYVAPEVLLKHYGPEADVWTAGVILYILVSGVPPFWAETQQGIFDAVLKGHIDFDSDPWPLISDSAKDLIRSMLCSRPSERLTAHQVLRHPWICENGVAPDRALDPAVLSRLKQFSAMNKLKQMALRVIAESLSEEEIAGLKEMFKAMDTDNSGAITFDELKAGLRRYGSTLKDTEIRDLMEAADIDKSGTIDYGEFIAATIHLNKLEREEHLLSAFRYFDKDGSGYITIDELQQACAEQGMSDVFLEDVIKEVDQDNDGRIDYGEFVAMMQKGIVGRTMRKSINMSLRNNAIS
- the LOC108854795 gene encoding alpha-1,3-mannosyl-glycoprotein 2-beta-N-acetylglucosaminyltransferase isoform X2; protein product: MARVPCDLRFLLIPAAFMFIYIQMRLFQTQSQYADRLGSALESENHCTSQLRSLIDQVSIKQSRILALEDLKNRQDQQLVQLKDLIHTFESKGIAKLTEGGQVPLAAVVIMACSRADYLQRTVNSVLKYQTPIASKYPLFISQDGSNQAVKSKALSYNQLTYIQHLDFEPVVTERPGELIAYYKIARHYKWALDQLFYKHKFSRVIILEDDMEIAPDFFDYFEAAANLMDRDETIMAASSWNDNGQKQFVHDPYALYRSDFFPGLGWMLKRSTWDELSPKWPKAYWDDWLRLKENHKGRQFVRPEVCRTYNFGEHGSSLGQFFSQYLEPIKLNDVKVEWNAMDLGYLTEGNYTKYFSGLVRQARPIQGPDLVLKAQNIKGDVRIRYKDQAEFERIAGEFGIFEEWKDGVPRTAYKGIVVFRIQTTRRVFLVGPDSVIQLGIRKS
- the LOC108854795 gene encoding alpha-1,3-mannosyl-glycoprotein 2-beta-N-acetylglucosaminyltransferase isoform X1 produces the protein MARVPCDLRFLLIPAAFMFIYIQMRLFQTQSQYADRLGSALESENHCTSQLRSLIDQVSIKQSRILALEDLKNRQDQQLVQLKDLIHTFESKGIAKLTEGGQQVPLAAVVIMACSRADYLQRTVNSVLKYQTPIASKYPLFISQDGSNQAVKSKALSYNQLTYIQHLDFEPVVTERPGELIAYYKIARHYKWALDQLFYKHKFSRVIILEDDMEIAPDFFDYFEAAANLMDRDETIMAASSWNDNGQKQFVHDPYALYRSDFFPGLGWMLKRSTWDELSPKWPKAYWDDWLRLKENHKGRQFVRPEVCRTYNFGEHGSSLGQFFSQYLEPIKLNDVKVEWNAMDLGYLTEGNYTKYFSGLVRQARPIQGPDLVLKAQNIKGDVRIRYKDQAEFERIAGEFGIFEEWKDGVPRTAYKGIVVFRIQTTRRVFLVGPDSVIQLGIRKS